In Fusarium falciforme chromosome 9, complete sequence, the sequence CTTGGGGCCTGCAGGCACTCGCAGCAAGCAAGCCCCAGGGCGCCAGGCAGATGCCAGATGGACGCGCCGCACAATGAGCCACAGGTTTGATTATCATGGTGGTGACGACAAACGAATGGCAGGTTGTCCAGGTGATGCAACAGTACAGATGGTCCAGACTCTTGCTCTTTGGTGATGCTCAACTCGGAAAATACCCACATGCCAGATTGGGATAAATCCAGGGAGGCGAGGCCGAGTTGCCCGTCGGTCGCATCAGCCCTACAGTATTCCAGCTGTAACCTTGTTTCTCgcctggtggtggtggtgatgtgcCAGCAGGGGAGCAAGTCTTGACAAGGCATTTAACTTAGCATACAAGGGCAATTATTCAGCACACAGCCAAATACGAAAAAGGTCAGGTTCAAGTCAAGAGTCATCATCTGCAGTTAAAGTCCTCACATCTTGTTGTCTTGTAAAGGGCGTCGTGACCCCTCCTTGTAGAGTATAGCCTCCTGACATATCCAGGGACTGTTCGGATTCCACTCTCTCGGTGTGAATAATTCTCGTGTTTGGGTCCTTGTTCACTTGTATTAGTGATCCTTGATGATCGACATCGTCACCTTCACTCAATACAACCTCGCTCATTCATACCCTTGCAGACAAGAAGACAGCAATGTCCAAAATTAGGCAGCTCTTGGATGTGTCTTGTCTGTCTCTTCTGACACCCGTATTCTGCGTATCGACTACGCAGACCTCTCTTCACTCGTCGGTGAGAGAGAACAAGCAATCTCCCTCGagttgctttcttttttgccTTTTGCGCCAAAAAAGAGGGATCTGCAAGACAAAGGTTCCTTGACTAGATCAACAACAAACTCTAACCCGTCAGGTCGGGCTATCCCTGACGCCTCTCACCCGCTTCGCTCGCTTGTTCAACCAACGAACGGCGTCCGTCACCTTTGCTGTTACTTAAAATACCCTCTTGTAAGTTGCGTTGGTGTGTAGCCCCGATCATCCCTTCTCCTCACCAAAGAgaggggtttttttttttctccctctGCGTTAAAATGAACATCCATGGGATCGGACATGATGGCTGCGGCCGTGCTTTCGTCCGTCCAGCTTGACAGGGTTTGGCTCATCCAATCCAAATGGGAGTTGCACCGACGAGCCTTAGCGGCCTGGCAAGGCAGTTTTGACATGTTTGCTGGCGATCTGGGTCTCATGGCATGGATATTCATGTCTTGTGCAGAGTATGTAGCCATCACACACGAATCCAAGAGCTGAAGACCATCGTCGCATTCTCGATGCCAATGGGCGAGTCTTGTGCAGCTTTTCAATGTAACAAGGAGCCGTCTGTGGTTACCTACATCAAGCCACCTTTAGAACTTGGAGGTTTCTATTCTTAAAGAATGTGGCGTCGACGCCAGCTGCGCGTGCCATTTCGCTACCAGACATTGCACATTTACATGACAACGCTAACACTTCTGAACGACGACTCCAAATGTTACCGTTGCCGATCCTCAAAAGAGTCACGCCGAATATGCAAGACTATTTAAGCCCACCTCGGCACATGCAGCCTTTTCTGTTTCACAACAGTCCGCGATGTGAATGATATAGGGTATGGATATGGTATTGGGGTACGGATGCAGTACCCATCCATCGTCCAAGCTCAACTATCCAGGGGTCTCATCCTCTGATCCTCGGAGATGTCAATGGCGGGTGTGGATGACAGCAGATCCATTCAATGCCGAGCACAAGGCCAGACCTTTCCCCTCCAGGAGGTCAACGCTGCTGGGTAGACTATCTCGACCCCAATCAACATCACGTTGAACGTGGGGCCACGGCACGACGGGAGTGATTTGCACAGCGTCGTCCTTCAAGTGAACAGGGGTGAAGGGTTGGTGGATATTTACTCCTctcaggaaaaaaaaaactgcCTTGTTCAAGACCCATGATCCATGGCCCGTCATTCCCTCCCCCCCACGCCGCAGAGCAGCTTCGCTTCCTGTAACCATGGCTCGACATGAACGGTTTTGTGGCGTTGGGAGCGACGCGACGGGAACGTGTCATTGCTGTGGTCTGGTGCTTGTATGGGATTCATGACTGGGATTAAGGGAGGCTGTCATGCTCATGAGTTTGGAGGCCTCTGTCAATATTGTATGTCTGGGATTGGCAACATCCGATAGTGTCTCTCCATACCATCGCCAAGGCCTAAATTAATGTGATGACAGGTGCCCCCaagtaagataatactaGGCAAATCGTCCATGTAGACGGGCTATCTTGTCGTGCATGGAATGCTTCTAGAGGCCGCCGTCTACTCGCGTGGCTTCAACCGATAGACAACGCCATACACCTTTACTCGGCTTTTCCCTGCATATCCAAATATCAGAtcattcttctctttttcaGCCCTACGACTCCTAAACCTCGATCAAACCCAAGACAATGTGGATCTTTCCGTTCACGCCCACACCCCGTCTTCGTCATCGCTTACAAACAAACCACAACAGGATGCGGCTCTTCACTCAAACACAAGAAACGACGTTGAATTAAACTTTTTCAAGCGAGGCCATGTCAAAAGGATCAAGGCATCTTTCCAAAGGAGCATTTGTCTTTTTTCGCCACTCGCTTGTCAAGGGGGCTGGGGGCCCTTTTTTCTCACAAGGTAACGGCTCCGTCAGCCGTTTTGGGGAAATGCACCGCCTTGAAAGATCCACTGGACTAGATCTGGTGTTGACGAGAGAATGATCCCTGAAACTGGCTTAAAACATAGTAGATGGTTTCTATGGCGGGAGAGATGAGTCAATGTCTACTATGTAAAAGCTATAACCTGTCGCAGGTTGGAAGAGAACATAGGGCTGAAACGTAGTTGTTATACATCTCATCCAAGTACACAAGAACAACCATGCTCAACATGCTCTGCCAAACTGGCCATGAACCATAAGTTGAATTGGCTAAAACTACAGTGGTAAATGTACACGTCGTATCGTTTCCTTTGACCGGCCGTTACAGGTtcgacatcatctcggcctcaCGCTCGGCCCTCCGCTCCGCAGACCTCCTCTTGAACCGGACCTCGGCTCTTCTGCGCTCACCACCGTCAATCTTGCGGCCCTGGCGGTTCTCCCACATCCCCTCCGTCACCTTGACCACGGCACCATCCAGACCGGGCAGTGGTGTGGCATAGGGTCCTGCAATCGTCTTGGCGCCAAGCACCTTGTATCTTTGTGGCCGGACCAGCGTTGAGGAAGGCTCCGTGGCGGCACCCTCGACCTCGTGGGGCACGTTGACAACCCACTTGGCATCGCTGAGGCTCGACGGCGGCGGTGTCGCAACCTTGAGCAGCGCCTCTCCGTCCTTGACATGCTGAAAGTCTCCACCGGGTCCCAGAGCGCCCTGTCGGTACCGGTGCATCCAGTGGAGGAGGTATCGTCGGTTCCGGGGTGGCTCAATGCCCAGCTCCTTGAGTTGCGGGGaggtgagggagaagagggccTCCCATGAGGGGAACTTGTTGGCATACTTATTGAGGCCGCGGCCGATCAGGGTGAGGAAAGTCGGCACATCGGGAACAAAAGGTCGGGGCTGGGGGATCGGAGGTGCTGGCCTCGTCTTGTGCAGTTGTCGGATCTGTCCTGTCCGCGAAAAGGCGCTGCCGCTCTGCAGAAGCAGGCCAAAGGTTGACCGGAGTCGTTCGCCCTTCATTTTGCTAGAGATGGATGTTAGTCCCTGAACCCAATTGTTGAGGTGGGCAATTGAAGCCGAGGAGAAAGCCTACACTGTTCAATGGGTCGAATGGCTACGAGTTCCGCCTCTATCCTCGGTCGTCGTCGAGCTTCGCTAGAGTCTCATGAGCCGTTGAACATTGATCTCGAAATTTGACCATGGACCCGCATTAGGTAAGCGAGGCTGTTGGTCGAGTACGGTCCACTCGGCATGTGTGGCGCACTATCGGAGCTCATTCATTGGCCACCCTCCGATAACAACGGCCAGGCTGACATCCCACCTCGAGGACTACCTACCCTCCTCGACCTGCATCCTTCCTGTTACACCATCTTTCTCtcattttttatttttatcaCACATTCTTCGGTCGGCAGCCTTTTCATCTTCAGAACATAAGGGAGAAACCCGCAAGAGAAGCTGAGATGTTTGTCGGCCGGCATCCGAAGGTTGGCCTCGATGGTTTGTCGTCCCGGTCCCTTATTAACGCATGCACTCTGACTTATCCTAGCCGTAATGCCGGCacggatcattgatggcctTTGCAATCTTCCATCTTCCGAACAGTCCGAAGATTCAAGCcaagcctcatcctccagtGAGCCGCCGACTAAGCGGCGCAAGAAGACGTCtagccctgccctgccctcgATTCCTGTCTTGAAGACTGAGGTCTCGATTTCTCGCGAGTGTGCTGATGTTGCGTCTACGGATTTCACGACCATTCGACGAGACGTTGGCCAATATGTTCATTTTTTAATCGTCTCCAATATTCTCCAAATCACGTTCACAACAGGTCCGAAATACAGCCCTCACGTTACTCTGAGGCCCCAAGATGCGGACAAGACGGCAAGGTCAATTCTATCCAAGACTGGTATCGCTCAAGCAAAGTCCCGCCCAGGCGCTTTGTGGAAAACGGTTGACGTGACAGTCCAGAGATCCGGAAGAAAGGCGACAATACTGATTACTCACGTTTTCCATTGGAATGAAACCCCGTCACTATTACACCAATTGAGGCCAACGGCGGACCGACGTCAAAGCCAAGTCTTGATTGACGCTCTGCTCCCCGATTCTGCCCAGATCGACCGCTCATGGTCTCCCATGGATTTCTACGAGGCAGCTTTTGTTCCTCCCAAGGACGACCAGATCCCCTCAACCATCGAAGTTCCTGTTCTTGAAGCGGCCTTGTTCCCGTACCAGAAGAGGACTTTGCAGTGGCTACTGAAACGGGAAGGAGTCCAATGGTCAGACACCGACAAGACCATCGTTCCTTACGCGGCCGACCAAGAGGAGCCCGTGAATGCTTTTCGCAAACTGGTCGACGTGGAGGGCAATGATTACTATCTGAACGAACTGCTTCATGTTGTCACAAAGGATCCGGCGCCATTTCGAAACGCGGAAGCGTCTGTCAAAGGCGGCATCTTGGCCGAGGAGATGGGTTTGGGGAAGACCCTGGAgattcttggccttgttctgcTACACCAAAGGGCAACCCCTCTAGTGGCGACTGACTATGAGGTTCAGGCGAACCTGACGCCCACCGGCGCTACGTTGATAGTGACACCCGAGTCACTGAGGGCCCAGTGGATATCTGAGATCGCTCGCCACGCCCCCGGACTGAGCGTCAAGTTTTACCAGGGCCGGAAAAAGATGTCTGGTGACGAGGACCAGATTATCAATGAACTCGCCGGgcacgacatcatcatcaccacatATTCGATTCTGTCGGCCGAGCTTCATTTCGTAGCCGCACCCCCTGAGCGTTCACGACGACACGCACGAGTTTATCCCCGAGCCAAGTCACCCCTCGCGCAACTGGCATGG encodes:
- a CDS encoding Protein FYV4, mitochondrial, encoding MKGERLRSTFGLLLQSGSAFSRTGQIRQLHKTRPAPPIPQPRPFVPDVPTFLTLIGRGLNKYANKFPSWEALFSLTSPQLKELGIEPPRNRRYLLHWMHRYRQGALGPGGDFQHVKDGEALLKVATPPPSSLSDAKWVVNVPHEVEGAATEPSSTLVRPQRYKVLGAKTIAGPYATPLPGLDGAVVKVTEGMWENRQGRKIDGGERRRAEVRFKRRSAERRAEREAEMMSNL